From the Streptomyces sp. KMM 9044 genome, one window contains:
- the groES gene encoding co-chaperone GroES, which produces MTTASSKVAIKPLEDRIVVQPLDAEQTTASGLVIPDTAKEKPQEGVVLAAGPGRIEDGKRVELDVNVGDVVLYSKYGGTEVKYNGEEYLVLSARDVLAIIEK; this is translated from the coding sequence GTGACGACCGCCAGCTCCAAGGTTGCCATCAAGCCGCTCGAGGACCGCATTGTGGTCCAGCCGCTCGACGCCGAACAGACCACGGCTTCGGGCCTGGTCATTCCGGACACGGCGAAGGAGAAGCCCCAGGAGGGCGTTGTCCTGGCCGCCGGCCCCGGCCGCATCGAGGACGGCAAGCGCGTCGAACTCGACGTGAACGTCGGCGACGTCGTGCTCTACAGCAAGTACGGCGGCACCGAGGTGAAGTACAACGGCGAGGAATACCTCGTCCTCTCGGCCCGCGACGTTCTCGCGATCATCGAGAAGTAA
- a CDS encoding polysaccharide deacetylase family protein has protein sequence MTGPVRPLRRGVATAVLLAVLAGCDSAGGRPAVGPTVRAEAGKGAGGGAGRSPRGDPGLPPVVDHVPTRDKVVFLTYDDGAERDPRFIDLVRRRRLPVSIFLTDSVVGPGYGHFARLRSVGASLQNHTLDHPALRGLPYAGQRAEICGQQRKLRARFGIRPHLFRPPHGTYDTTTLRAAGDCGITAVVLWRVTLEGDGTLTYTRGAHRLTPGDIISVPAGGTPALTLEERTTRLLRELAERGLRVGRLEDHVRRP, from the coding sequence GTGACCGGGCCGGTCCGGCCGCTCCGGCGGGGGGTGGCCACGGCGGTTCTCCTGGCGGTGCTGGCGGGTTGCGACTCGGCGGGCGGCCGGCCGGCCGTGGGCCCGACCGTCCGGGCCGAGGCGGGGAAGGGCGCCGGGGGCGGCGCGGGCCGCTCGCCCCGCGGCGATCCGGGCCTCCCGCCCGTCGTCGACCACGTCCCGACCCGGGACAAGGTCGTCTTCCTGACCTACGACGACGGCGCCGAACGCGATCCCCGCTTCATCGACCTCGTACGCCGCCGCCGCCTCCCCGTCAGCATCTTCCTCACGGACAGCGTGGTGGGGCCCGGTTACGGTCACTTCGCCCGGCTGCGCTCGGTCGGCGCGAGTCTGCAGAACCACACCCTCGACCACCCCGCCCTGCGCGGCCTGCCCTACGCCGGTCAGCGCGCCGAGATCTGCGGCCAGCAGCGCAAGCTCAGGGCCCGCTTCGGTATCCGCCCCCACCTGTTCCGCCCGCCCCACGGCACGTACGACACCACGACCCTCAGGGCCGCCGGCGACTGCGGCATCACGGCGGTCGTGCTCTGGCGGGTCACCCTGGAGGGTGACGGCACCCTCACGTACACCCGCGGCGCGCACCGCCTGACGCCCGGCGACATCATCTCCGTCCCCGCGGGCGGGACTCCGGCCCTGACCCTGGAGGAGCGGACGACGCGGCTGCTGCGCGAGCTGGCGGAGAGAGGGCTGAGGGTCGGGAGGCTGGAGGACCACGTCCGGCGCCCTTGA
- a CDS encoding polysaccharide deacetylase family protein: MRVVGQNDKRRSWGGVRAGVAVLTLAALAPLAAGCGQDSTAPAPAAGGQQPLHAPPAHALDSYATRLHAAHAARVAVAKRWGLKQVPLAAPPAPQEKPRISTRKGFEVDGHRELDLPPVFTTVPTEEKVVFLTIDDGAEKDPAFLRMTSELKIPYTAFLSDYVIKEDYGYFERMQDRGVGLNNHTLNHPYLPGLSYARQKREICGMQDVIEKRYGERPVLFRPPFGNYNKDTLRAAKSCGIEYAPLWNEEVFADRWDYREWDRELHPGDIVLTHFRGRDDGKGTMPDMVRRFLDKVTAEGYAVGRLEDYL; this comes from the coding sequence ATGCGAGTAGTAGGACAAAACGATAAAAGGCGGTCATGGGGCGGCGTACGGGCCGGTGTCGCCGTACTCACCCTCGCGGCCCTCGCTCCTCTCGCCGCGGGCTGCGGACAGGACTCCACCGCCCCGGCCCCGGCTGCGGGCGGACAGCAGCCCCTCCATGCGCCCCCGGCCCACGCGCTCGACTCCTACGCCACCAGACTGCACGCCGCGCACGCCGCGCGCGTGGCCGTGGCGAAGCGCTGGGGGCTCAAGCAGGTGCCTCTGGCCGCCCCGCCCGCGCCCCAGGAGAAACCCCGGATCTCCACCCGTAAGGGCTTCGAGGTCGACGGCCACCGGGAACTGGACCTCCCCCCGGTCTTCACCACCGTCCCCACCGAGGAGAAGGTCGTCTTCCTCACCATCGACGACGGTGCCGAGAAGGACCCCGCGTTCCTGCGCATGACGAGCGAGCTGAAGATCCCGTACACCGCGTTCCTCAGCGACTACGTGATCAAGGAGGACTACGGCTACTTCGAGAGGATGCAGGACCGGGGGGTCGGCCTGAACAACCACACCCTGAACCACCCGTACCTGCCCGGCCTGTCCTACGCCCGCCAGAAGCGCGAGATCTGCGGCATGCAGGACGTCATCGAGAAGCGGTACGGCGAACGCCCCGTCCTCTTCCGCCCGCCGTTCGGAAACTACAACAAGGACACCCTGCGCGCGGCGAAGTCCTGCGGCATCGAGTACGCCCCGCTGTGGAACGAGGAGGTCTTCGCCGACCGCTGGGACTACCGCGAGTGGGACAGGGAACTGCACCCCGGCGACATCGTCCTCACCCACTTCCGGGGCCGCGACGACGGGAAGGGCACCATGCCCGACATGGTCCGCCGCTTCCTGGACAAGGTCACGGCCGAGGGATACGCGGTGGGGCGTCTGGAGGACTACCTGTGA
- a CDS encoding THUMP-like domain-containing protein, which yields MNDRTAPHTRPSSHPPDASPLALLLTPEGRALLDEVRDTDPARELAVATRLRRGHPAELVSAALGQARLRQRAAAKFGAQDAGRMFFTPNGVEQSTRASVAAYRARRLRELGVTSVADLCCGIGGDAIALARAGIRVLAVDRDPLTAAAARANADALGLAALIEVREADVTEVDTAGYDAVFVDPARRGGRGRIFDPEACSPPLSWAVEAARGAARAAALKVAPGIPHEAVPGDAEAEWISDGGDVKEAVLWFGTGRAVAGAGGAVAPAIRATLLPGPRTLLSRGLPDPAVRPPGRYLYEPDGAVIRAHLVAEVAQDLGGGLIDATIAYVTADAHLPTPYATAYEITDRLPFNVKRLKALLRERRVGTLTVKKRGSAVEPEELRRKALPRPNGTVSVTVFLTRVAGAPTMLLGHPVR from the coding sequence GTGAACGACCGCACCGCGCCCCACACCCGGCCCTCCTCGCACCCCCCCGACGCCTCGCCCCTCGCCCTGCTCCTCACCCCCGAGGGCCGCGCCCTCCTCGACGAGGTGCGCGACACCGACCCGGCCCGGGAACTCGCCGTCGCGACCCGGCTGCGCCGTGGGCATCCGGCGGAGCTGGTCTCGGCGGCGCTCGGCCAGGCCCGGCTGCGGCAGCGGGCGGCGGCGAAGTTCGGGGCCCAGGACGCCGGGCGGATGTTCTTCACGCCGAACGGGGTCGAGCAGTCGACCCGGGCGAGCGTGGCGGCGTACCGGGCACGGCGGCTGAGGGAGCTGGGCGTGACGTCGGTGGCCGACCTGTGCTGCGGGATCGGCGGGGACGCGATCGCGCTGGCCCGCGCCGGGATCCGGGTGCTCGCGGTGGACCGGGACCCGCTCACCGCGGCGGCGGCCCGTGCGAACGCGGACGCGCTGGGCCTGGCCGCGCTGATCGAGGTACGGGAAGCCGATGTCACGGAGGTGGACACGGCCGGGTACGACGCCGTCTTCGTCGACCCGGCCCGGCGCGGCGGCCGGGGCCGCATCTTCGACCCCGAGGCCTGCTCGCCCCCGCTGTCCTGGGCGGTCGAGGCGGCCCGCGGGGCGGCCCGCGCCGCCGCCCTGAAGGTCGCCCCGGGCATTCCGCACGAGGCCGTCCCCGGTGACGCCGAGGCCGAGTGGATCTCGGACGGCGGGGACGTGAAGGAGGCGGTGCTCTGGTTCGGCACCGGACGGGCGGTCGCCGGGGCGGGGGGCGCGGTGGCCCCGGCGATCCGCGCGACCCTGCTGCCCGGCCCCCGCACGCTGCTCTCCCGCGGCCTGCCCGACCCCGCGGTGCGTCCGCCCGGCCGGTACCTGTACGAGCCCGACGGCGCCGTCATCCGCGCGCATCTCGTCGCCGAGGTCGCGCAGGACCTCGGCGGAGGGCTGATCGACGCGACCATCGCGTACGTCACCGCCGACGCACACCTCCCGACGCCGTACGCCACCGCCTACGAGATCACCGACCGGCTCCCCTTCAACGTCAAGAGACTGAAGGCGCTGCTGCGCGAACGCCGGGTCGGCACCCTGACCGTCAAGAAGCGCGGCTCGGCGGTGGAACCGGAGGAGCTCCGCCGCAAGGCCCTCCCCAGACCGAACGGCACCGTGTCCGTCACCGTCTTCCTCACCCGTGTCGCAGGCGCCCCGACGATGCTCCTGGGGCACCCGGTGCGCTGA
- a CDS encoding LCP family protein: MTDPQPVRHRARVLKFAGLALAGALVLGAGAAGWAYWQLGGNIRSVDINSALGDDRPPRGTTTSVQDASASPSASPLPTGSLNLLVLGSDSRSGGENQELGGGDSGGARSDTAMVVHLDAGRTAATVVSIPRDTLVDRPACPLPDGGSTRPAADAMFNSAYEAGGPVCAVKTAELLTGVRMDHYVEIDFTGFARLVDALGGVTVTTDEDIDDDLSRLHLKAGTHHLDGTEALAMARTRYGIADGSDLGRIGLQHTLVKALLDQAGKQSLLTDPTELYEIADAVTSSLTTDTGLDSLAELTRFAQSLQGLSSPAVTTVMMPVLPAPWNPNRVVARQPEAEELWASLR, from the coding sequence GTGACGGACCCGCAGCCGGTCCGTCACCGGGCGCGGGTCCTGAAGTTCGCCGGCCTCGCGCTGGCGGGCGCGCTGGTCCTGGGCGCCGGGGCGGCCGGCTGGGCGTACTGGCAGCTGGGCGGCAACATCAGGAGCGTCGACATCAACAGCGCCCTGGGCGACGACCGCCCGCCCAGGGGAACGACGACCTCGGTCCAGGACGCTTCGGCGTCCCCCTCGGCCTCGCCCCTGCCGACGGGTTCCCTCAACCTCCTGGTGCTGGGCTCGGACTCGCGCAGCGGCGGGGAGAACCAGGAGCTCGGTGGCGGCGACAGCGGCGGGGCCCGTTCCGACACGGCCATGGTCGTCCACCTCGACGCCGGCCGGACCGCGGCGACCGTGGTCAGCATCCCGCGCGACACCCTGGTCGACCGCCCGGCCTGCCCGCTGCCGGACGGCGGGTCGACGCGGCCGGCGGCCGACGCGATGTTCAACAGCGCCTACGAGGCGGGCGGGCCGGTGTGCGCGGTGAAGACGGCCGAACTGCTCACGGGCGTCCGCATGGACCACTACGTCGAGATCGACTTCACCGGCTTCGCCCGCCTGGTCGACGCACTCGGCGGCGTCACCGTCACCACGGACGAGGACATCGACGACGACCTGAGCCGTCTGCACCTCAAAGCGGGCACCCACCACCTGGACGGCACCGAGGCCCTGGCCATGGCCCGCACCCGGTACGGCATAGCGGACGGCAGCGACCTCGGCCGCATAGGTCTCCAGCACACGCTGGTGAAGGCGCTGCTGGACCAGGCGGGGAAGCAGAGCCTGCTGACCGACCCCACCGAGCTGTACGAGATCGCCGACGCGGTCACCAGCAGCCTCACGACCGACACCGGCCTGGACTCGCTGGCCGAGCTGACCCGCTTCGCCCAGAGCCTGCAGGGGCTGTCCTCGCCCGCCGTCACCACCGTGATGATGCCGGTGCTTCCGGCGCCCTGGAACCCCAACCGGGTGGTGGCACGGCAGCCGGAGGCGGAGGAGCTGTGGGCGTCGCTGCGGTGA
- a CDS encoding LacI family DNA-binding transcriptional regulator, producing the protein MTSSQPAETRTRGRSAQTATLAEIAREAGVSAPTVSKVLNGRADVAPATRSRVEELLHAHGYRRRRAEATRSPLLDLVFHELESAWAMEVIRGVENVARDAGLSVVLSESAGRLTPGRTWADQVAARRPHGVILVLSGLDESGRALLTSRSIPFVVVDPAGDPGTDVPSVGATNWQGGLAATRHLVELGHTRIGAISGPSQMMCSRARIDGYRAALETGGLPVDPGLVMTGDFHHETGYRQGLALLRRPDRPTAVFAGNDLQALGLYEAARELGLRIPEDLSVVGFDDLPVARWVGPPLTTVRQPLTEMAEAAARLVLDLGKGEDPAAAATRVELATSLVVRSSTGAPPAGG; encoded by the coding sequence ATGACTTCCTCGCAGCCCGCCGAAACCCGGACGCGAGGGCGCAGCGCGCAGACTGCGACCCTCGCCGAGATCGCCCGCGAGGCCGGTGTCTCGGCACCGACTGTTTCGAAGGTCCTCAACGGCCGTGCCGATGTCGCCCCCGCCACCCGGAGCCGGGTCGAGGAGTTGCTGCACGCGCACGGCTACCGGCGCCGACGCGCCGAGGCCACCCGCTCGCCCCTGCTCGACCTGGTCTTCCACGAACTGGAGAGCGCCTGGGCGATGGAGGTCATCCGGGGCGTGGAGAACGTGGCGAGGGACGCGGGGCTGAGCGTCGTGCTCTCCGAGAGCGCGGGCCGCCTCACCCCGGGGCGGACCTGGGCCGACCAGGTCGCCGCCCGCCGCCCGCACGGGGTGATCCTCGTCCTGTCCGGTCTCGACGAGTCCGGGCGGGCGCTGCTGACCAGCCGTTCCATCCCGTTCGTGGTGGTGGACCCGGCCGGTGACCCCGGCACCGACGTGCCCTCCGTCGGCGCGACCAACTGGCAGGGCGGGCTCGCCGCCACCCGGCACCTGGTCGAGCTCGGGCACACCAGGATCGGGGCGATCAGCGGGCCCTCGCAGATGATGTGCAGCCGCGCCCGCATCGACGGCTACCGGGCCGCGCTGGAGACCGGCGGACTTCCGGTGGACCCCGGGCTGGTCATGACCGGCGACTTCCACCACGAGACCGGGTACCGCCAGGGTCTCGCCCTGCTGCGCCGCCCCGACCGGCCCACCGCGGTCTTCGCCGGCAACGATCTCCAGGCGCTCGGTCTCTACGAGGCCGCGCGTGAGCTGGGCCTGCGGATTCCCGAGGACCTGAGCGTGGTGGGGTTCGACGACCTGCCGGTGGCCCGCTGGGTGGGGCCGCCGCTGACGACCGTACGGCAGCCGCTGACGGAGATGGCGGAGGCGGCGGCCAGGCTGGTCCTCGACCTCGGCAAGGGCGAGGACCCCGCGGCCGCCGCGACCCGGGTGGAGCTGGCGACGAGCCTGGTGGTGCGCAGCAGTACGGGGGCGCCGCCGGCCGGAGGGTGA
- a CDS encoding glycoside hydrolase family 3 N-terminal domain-containing protein: protein MTTVPWRDPALPAAARVEDLLARMTLEEKTAQLYGVWVGADTDGEGVAPHQHDMTSAYDWDELITHGLGQLTRPFGTAPVDPGLGTRSLARAQRRIARAGRFGVPALAHEECLAGFTAWQATAYPVPLAWGATFHPELVEEMAHRIGHDLRSVGVHQGLAPVLDVVRDPRWGRVEETIGEDPYLVGTIGAAYVRGLESAGVVATLKHFAGYASSAGARNLAPVRAGVREFADVTLPPFEMALREGGARSVMAAYTETDGVPASADPALLTGLLREDWGFTGTVVADYFGIGFLESLHRVASTPAEAAHAALLAGIDVELPTLKCYGEPLLDAVRAGEVPEALVDRAARRVLLQKCELGLLDEDWTPEPDTPVDLDSTGNRVLARTLAEESVVLLDNPDGLLPLSPDTRVAVVGPRAADALAMLGCYSFPSHVLTHHPGKPTGIDIPTVLEALRAELPDAKVTFTEGCDTAGPDTGGFEEAVARAAEADVCIAVLGDRAGLFGRGTSGEGCDATDLSLPGVQGELLDALVGTGVPVVLVLLTGRPYALGRWQGRLGAVVQAFFPGEEGGPAVAGVLSGRVNPSGRLPVSVPRLPGGQPWTYLQPPLGLAGEVSNLDPTPLYAFGHGRSYTTFAWTDFTGTGEPAGLATDDGTYDISLTVRNTGDREGAEVVQLYLHDPVASVTRPDVRLIGYRRVRLAPGAAARVVFRFHADLSAFTDRSGRRVVEPGVLELRLAASSTDVRHTAHLTLTGPLHEPGPDRRLLCGTEVSEA, encoded by the coding sequence ATGACCACCGTGCCCTGGCGTGACCCCGCCCTGCCCGCCGCCGCCCGTGTCGAGGACCTGCTCGCCCGGATGACCCTGGAGGAGAAGACCGCCCAGTTGTACGGGGTGTGGGTGGGCGCGGACACGGACGGCGAGGGAGTCGCGCCGCACCAGCACGACATGACCTCCGCCTACGACTGGGACGAGCTGATCACCCACGGCCTCGGCCAGCTCACCCGCCCCTTCGGCACGGCCCCCGTCGACCCGGGCCTCGGCACACGGTCGCTGGCCCGCGCCCAGCGCCGGATCGCGCGGGCGGGCAGGTTCGGCGTCCCGGCCCTCGCGCACGAGGAGTGCCTGGCCGGCTTCACCGCCTGGCAGGCCACCGCCTACCCGGTGCCACTGGCCTGGGGCGCCACCTTCCATCCGGAGCTGGTCGAGGAGATGGCCCACCGCATCGGCCACGACCTGCGTTCGGTCGGCGTCCACCAGGGCCTCGCGCCGGTCCTGGACGTCGTGCGCGATCCGCGCTGGGGCAGGGTGGAGGAGACGATCGGTGAGGACCCGTATCTGGTCGGCACCATCGGCGCCGCCTATGTGCGCGGACTGGAGTCCGCCGGGGTCGTCGCCACGCTCAAGCACTTCGCCGGGTACGCCTCCTCGGCCGGCGCCCGCAATCTCGCTCCCGTGCGGGCGGGCGTGAGGGAGTTCGCCGACGTCACCCTGCCGCCGTTCGAGATGGCGCTGCGCGAGGGCGGGGCGCGCTCGGTGATGGCCGCGTACACGGAGACCGACGGCGTGCCCGCATCCGCCGACCCCGCCCTGCTGACCGGTCTCCTGCGGGAGGACTGGGGGTTCACCGGCACGGTCGTCGCCGACTACTTCGGCATCGGCTTCCTGGAGAGCCTGCACCGGGTCGCCTCGACCCCGGCCGAGGCGGCGCACGCGGCGCTGCTGGCCGGCATCGACGTCGAACTGCCCACCCTGAAGTGCTACGGCGAGCCCCTCCTGGACGCGGTCCGGGCCGGCGAGGTCCCCGAGGCGCTGGTGGACCGGGCGGCCCGCCGGGTGCTGCTGCAGAAGTGTGAGCTGGGCCTCCTCGACGAGGACTGGACCCCGGAACCGGACACCCCCGTCGACCTGGACTCCACCGGGAACCGCGTCCTGGCCCGCACCCTGGCCGAGGAGTCGGTGGTCCTCCTCGACAACCCCGACGGGCTGCTGCCGCTCTCCCCCGACACCCGGGTCGCGGTCGTCGGTCCCCGCGCGGCCGACGCCCTGGCCATGCTGGGCTGCTACTCCTTCCCGTCCCACGTCCTCACCCATCACCCCGGCAAGCCGACGGGCATCGACATCCCGACGGTGCTGGAAGCACTGCGCGCCGAACTGCCCGACGCCAAGGTGACGTTCACAGAGGGCTGCGACACCGCCGGCCCGGACACCGGCGGCTTCGAGGAGGCCGTCGCCCGTGCCGCCGAGGCGGACGTGTGCATAGCGGTCCTCGGTGACCGGGCCGGGCTGTTCGGCCGCGGCACCTCCGGCGAGGGCTGCGACGCGACCGACCTGAGCCTGCCCGGCGTCCAGGGCGAACTGCTGGACGCCCTGGTCGGCACCGGTGTGCCCGTCGTCCTGGTGCTGCTCACCGGGCGCCCGTACGCGCTCGGCCGCTGGCAGGGCCGCCTGGGCGCCGTCGTCCAGGCCTTCTTTCCGGGGGAGGAGGGCGGCCCGGCGGTGGCGGGAGTGCTGTCGGGCCGCGTCAACCCGTCCGGCCGGCTGCCGGTGAGCGTGCCACGGCTGCCCGGCGGCCAGCCGTGGACGTACCTCCAGCCGCCGCTCGGCCTCGCGGGCGAGGTCAGCAACCTCGACCCGACCCCGCTGTACGCCTTCGGCCACGGCCGCTCGTACACGACGTTCGCGTGGACGGACTTCACGGGCACCGGCGAACCGGCCGGACTCGCGACGGACGACGGGACGTACGACATCTCCCTGACCGTCCGCAACACGGGCGACCGCGAGGGCGCGGAGGTGGTGCAGCTCTACCTGCACGACCCGGTGGCCTCGGTCACCCGCCCCGACGTACGCCTGATCGGCTACCGGCGCGTGCGGCTGGCCCCGGGCGCGGCGGCCCGGGTGGTCTTCCGCTTCCATGCGGACCTCTCGGCCTTCACCGACCGCTCGGGCCGCCGCGTGGTCGAACCCGGCGTCCTGGAACTCCGGTTGGCCGCATCCAGCACGGACGTACGCCACACGGCACACCTCACCCTCACCGGCCCACTCCACGAACCCGGACCGGACCGGAGACTGTTGTGTGGGACGGAGGTCTCGGAGGCGTAG
- the tsaD gene encoding tRNA (adenosine(37)-N6)-threonylcarbamoyltransferase complex transferase subunit TsaD, translating to MADEPLVLGIETSCDETGVGVVRGTTLLADAVASSVDEHARFGGVVPEVASRAHLEAMVPTIGRALKEAGVSAGDLDGIAVTAGPGLAGALLVGVSAAKAYAYALGKPLYGVNHLASHICVDQLEHGPLPEPTMALLVSGGHSSLLLSSDITSDVRPMGATIDDAAGEAFDKIARVLGLGFPGGPVIDRYAREGDPSAIAFPRGLTGPRDPAYDFSFSGLKTAVARWIEARRAAGEEVPVRDVAASFQEAVVDVLTRKAVRACKDEGVDHLMIGGGVAANTRLRALAQERCEAAGIRLRVPRPGLCTDNGAMVAALGAEMVARGRAESDWGLSADSSLPVTEPHVPGEAHARAHTHDHVHEVGKENLYS from the coding sequence ATGGCTGACGAACCCCTGGTGCTGGGGATCGAGACCTCCTGCGACGAGACCGGTGTCGGCGTCGTCCGGGGCACCACCCTGCTGGCGGACGCCGTCGCCTCGAGCGTCGACGAGCACGCCCGCTTCGGCGGTGTCGTCCCGGAGGTCGCCTCCCGCGCCCACCTGGAGGCGATGGTGCCGACGATCGGGCGCGCGCTGAAGGAGGCCGGGGTGAGCGCCGGGGACCTGGACGGCATCGCCGTCACCGCCGGTCCGGGGCTCGCCGGTGCGCTGCTGGTCGGCGTCTCGGCGGCCAAGGCGTACGCCTACGCCCTCGGCAAGCCCCTCTACGGCGTCAACCACCTCGCCTCGCACATCTGCGTCGACCAGCTGGAACACGGGCCGCTGCCCGAGCCGACGATGGCGCTGCTGGTCTCCGGCGGTCACTCCTCGCTGCTGCTCTCCTCGGACATCACCTCCGACGTCCGCCCGATGGGCGCCACCATCGACGACGCGGCCGGCGAGGCCTTCGACAAGATCGCGCGCGTGCTCGGCCTCGGTTTCCCCGGCGGCCCGGTCATCGACCGGTACGCGCGCGAGGGCGACCCGTCCGCGATCGCGTTCCCGCGCGGGCTGACCGGGCCGCGCGACCCGGCGTACGACTTCTCCTTCTCCGGTCTGAAGACCGCGGTGGCCCGCTGGATCGAGGCCAGACGGGCGGCGGGGGAGGAGGTCCCGGTGCGTGACGTGGCGGCCTCCTTCCAGGAGGCGGTCGTGGACGTGCTCACCCGCAAGGCGGTACGCGCCTGCAAGGACGAGGGCGTCGACCATCTGATGATCGGCGGCGGAGTGGCCGCCAACACCCGGCTGCGGGCACTGGCCCAGGAGCGCTGCGAGGCGGCCGGCATCCGGCTGCGCGTACCGCGCCCGGGGCTGTGCACGGACAACGGCGCGATGGTGGCCGCCCTGGGCGCGGAAATGGTCGCCCGGGGCCGGGCGGAGTCCGACTGGGGCCTGTCCGCGGACTCCTCTCTCCCGGTGACGGAACCCCACGTACCGGGCGAGGCCCACGCCCGTGCGCACACGCACGATCACGTGCACGAGGTCGGCAAGGAGAACCTGTACTCGTGA
- the rimI gene encoding ribosomal protein S18-alanine N-acetyltransferase gives MRWWDIERVFQLERELFPEDAWSRGMFWSELAHARGPAATRRYVVAEEAGRLVGYAGLTSAGVAADGGEGTGGVAGVADVQTIAVRRDHWGTGLGARLLTDLLRAATAFECAEVLLECRIDNVRAQKLYERFGFETIGVRKGYYQPGNVDALVMRLTDPSTSVTPAAPETSRAAPANPVNGVEGTKTHG, from the coding sequence ATGCGCTGGTGGGACATCGAGCGGGTGTTCCAGCTGGAGCGTGAACTGTTCCCCGAGGACGCCTGGTCACGAGGGATGTTCTGGTCCGAGCTGGCCCATGCGCGCGGTCCCGCCGCGACCCGCCGTTACGTGGTCGCCGAGGAGGCCGGCCGGCTCGTCGGATACGCGGGGCTCACCTCCGCCGGCGTGGCGGCCGACGGCGGCGAGGGCACGGGCGGGGTGGCCGGGGTGGCCGACGTCCAGACCATCGCCGTCCGCCGGGACCACTGGGGCACCGGCCTCGGCGCGCGGCTGCTGACGGATCTGTTGCGGGCGGCGACCGCGTTCGAGTGCGCCGAGGTGCTGCTGGAGTGCAGAATCGACAACGTCCGGGCCCAGAAGCTGTACGAGCGCTTCGGCTTCGAGACCATCGGGGTCAGGAAGGGCTACTACCAGCCGGGGAACGTGGACGCCCTGGTGATGCGGCTGACCGATCCGTCCACCTCCGTCACCCCGGCGGCCCCGGAGACCTCCAGGGCCGCCCCCGCGAACCCCGTGAACGGCGTAGAAGGAACCAAGACCCATGGCTGA
- the tsaB gene encoding tRNA (adenosine(37)-N6)-threonylcarbamoyltransferase complex dimerization subunit type 1 TsaB, producing the protein MLLLALDTATPAVTVALHDGGDVITSSSQVDARRHGELLLPAIDRVLAEAGVKADALTGIVVGVGPGPYTGLRVGLMTAETFGLALGVPVHGVCTLDGLAYAADLEGPFVVATDARRKEVYWARYADSRTRLTDPAVDRPADIAAQVAGLPAVGAGALLYPDTFPKAHEPEHVSAAALARLAAERLAAGTELPAPRPLYLRRPDAQVPENYKVVTPK; encoded by the coding sequence GTGCTCCTGCTCGCTCTGGATACCGCCACCCCTGCCGTCACTGTCGCGCTGCACGACGGCGGCGACGTCATCACCTCGTCGAGTCAGGTGGATGCCCGCCGCCACGGCGAACTGCTGCTCCCGGCGATCGACCGGGTGCTCGCCGAGGCCGGCGTGAAGGCGGACGCCCTCACCGGGATCGTCGTCGGCGTCGGCCCCGGGCCGTACACCGGGCTGCGGGTCGGCCTGATGACCGCGGAGACCTTCGGGCTCGCGCTCGGTGTCCCCGTGCACGGTGTGTGCACGCTGGACGGCCTCGCGTACGCCGCGGACCTGGAAGGCCCCTTCGTCGTGGCGACCGACGCCCGCCGCAAGGAGGTCTACTGGGCGCGGTACGCCGACTCGCGTACCCGCCTCACCGACCCCGCCGTCGACCGGCCCGCCGACATCGCCGCTCAGGTCGCGGGGCTGCCCGCGGTCGGCGCAGGCGCGCTGCTGTACCCCGACACCTTCCCCAAGGCGCACGAGCCCGAGCACGTGAGTGCCGCCGCCCTCGCCCGGCTGGCCGCCGAGCGGCTGGCGGCCGGCACGGAACTGCCCGCGCCGCGGCCGCTGTACCTGCGCCGCCCCGATGCCCAGGTCCCCGAGAACTACAAGGTGGTCACCCCCAAGTGA